One part of the Gammaproteobacteria bacterium genome encodes these proteins:
- a CDS encoding ParA family protein: MQRILVLNAKGGCGKTTLATNLASYYADRGRVTALLDYDPQGSAMRWLSLRDAERPAIHGIAAFQRRRDVTRAFQLRLPVAAERVIMDVPAGVSGLGLVEYVQRVDVILLPVLPSPIDIHAAAHFIQDLLLVGKIRSSGVKLAVVANRVRENTLAFKDLERFLATLRLPLVATLRDSQNYIRAAEQGLGIHELEQGRTLPDRQRWASLTGWLAEQAEASPQNQASTRLAGVVPIASFTC, from the coding sequence ATGCAGCGTATTCTCGTACTCAACGCAAAAGGCGGTTGTGGCAAAACCACGCTGGCGACGAATCTGGCCAGCTATTATGCCGACCGTGGACGGGTCACTGCGCTGCTGGATTATGACCCGCAGGGCTCCGCGATGCGCTGGCTGAGCCTGCGGGATGCCGAGCGCCCGGCGATACACGGCATCGCCGCCTTCCAGCGCCGCCGTGACGTGACCCGCGCCTTTCAGCTGCGCCTGCCGGTCGCCGCGGAGCGGGTGATCATGGATGTGCCGGCCGGGGTATCGGGCCTGGGGCTGGTGGAATACGTGCAGCGCGTCGATGTCATCCTGCTGCCGGTGTTGCCCTCGCCCATCGATATCCATGCCGCGGCGCATTTTATTCAGGATCTGTTACTGGTGGGCAAGATTCGCAGCAGCGGCGTCAAGCTCGCGGTAGTGGCTAATCGGGTACGGGAAAATACCCTGGCCTTCAAGGACCTGGAGCGATTTCTCGCCACCCTGCGCCTGCCACTGGTGGCGACCCTGCGCGACAGCCAGAATTACATCCGCGCCGCCGAGCAGGGTCTGGGTATCCATGAGCTGGAACAGGGTCGCACCCTGCCGGATCGTCAACGCTGGGCCTCGCTCACCGGGTGGCTCGCGGAGCAGGCCGAGGCCTCGCCCCAGAATCAGGCCTCGACCCGGCTGGCCGGCGTGGTGCCGATTGCCAGTTTTACGTGCTGA
- a CDS encoding ABC transporter ATP-binding protein, producing MSTAGQPPLLQARALDVEIGGKSVCQGLDMDIQAGQHWGLLGVNGVGKTTLLHTLAGLRAPREGSLWLGGEALAALPRRRIAQQIGVLLQDDVDAFPGTVLETVLSGRHPWLGQWQWESEADRALALTALGDVGLAGLGTRQVNTLSGGERRRLALATLLVQDPQLFLLDEPTNHLDPHHQIGLLSLLAQRVSQQGRASLMILHDINLATRFCDHLLLLFGDGEHLSGPTREVLNTDTLSRLYGHPVISVQGPKGTIYLPG from the coding sequence GTGAGCACGGCAGGTCAACCACCCCTGTTGCAGGCCAGGGCCTTGGACGTCGAGATCGGCGGCAAGTCCGTGTGTCAGGGCCTGGATATGGACATCCAGGCCGGTCAGCACTGGGGCCTGCTGGGCGTGAATGGCGTGGGCAAGACCACCCTGCTGCACACCCTCGCCGGGCTGCGCGCGCCCCGCGAGGGCAGTTTATGGCTGGGTGGAGAGGCGCTCGCGGCGCTGCCGCGTCGGCGCATCGCCCAGCAGATCGGCGTGCTGCTGCAGGACGATGTGGACGCCTTTCCCGGTACGGTGCTGGAGACCGTGCTCAGCGGCCGCCACCCCTGGCTCGGCCAGTGGCAGTGGGAGAGCGAGGCCGACCGGGCCCTGGCGCTGACCGCGCTCGGCGATGTTGGGCTGGCAGGCCTCGGCACCCGGCAGGTCAACACCCTGTCCGGCGGCGAACGTCGTCGGCTGGCCCTGGCCACGCTGTTGGTGCAGGACCCGCAGCTGTTCCTGCTCGACGAACCCACCAACCACCTCGACCCCCATCACCAGATCGGCCTGCTCTCCCTGCTCGCGCAACGGGTGAGCCAGCAGGGACGCGCCTCGCTGATGATCCTGCACGACATCAACCTCGCCACCCGTTTCTGCGATCACCTGCTGCTGTTATTCGGCGACGGCGAGCACCTGAGCGGGCCGACCCGCGAGGTGCTGAACACCGACACCCTGTCACGACTCTACGGGCATCCGGTGATTTCGGTGCAGGGACCAAAGGGAACGATTTATCTGCCGGGGTGA
- a CDS encoding iron ABC transporter permease, which produces MSPRLPLPLLLIIAPLSLLLALAVGSVPLSVDVLWGVLWDVLWGVLSGAAGPDNTDLPRTLIMELRLPRALSAFAAGGLLALAGALMQVLLRNPLADPYILGISGGAAVGALLSMLLGLGAAWTSGNAFAGALLSMLLVFGLAHGRGNWSPLRLLLTGVVVAAGWGAVISFMLAIAPERGLHGMLFWLMGDLSHTPPPHWGLLVLGLGLLACLPLARDLNVLARGELAAGALGVSVARLRLMLYLVASLLTATAVTIAGSVGFVGLVIPHLLRLLGLTDHRRLLPAAVLAGGSLLVLADTVARSLLAPQQLPVGVITALLGVPVFLYLLHRRGGRL; this is translated from the coding sequence ATGAGCCCCCGCCTCCCCCTGCCGCTGCTGCTCATCATCGCCCCGCTGAGCCTGTTGCTGGCACTGGCGGTGGGCAGTGTGCCCCTCTCGGTTGATGTGTTGTGGGGCGTATTGTGGGATGTGCTATGGGGGGTGCTGAGCGGGGCGGCGGGCCCTGACAACACGGACCTGCCCCGCACCCTGATCATGGAGCTACGCCTGCCCCGCGCCCTGTCCGCCTTCGCCGCCGGCGGCCTGCTCGCCCTGGCCGGGGCGCTGATGCAGGTGCTGCTGCGCAACCCCCTGGCCGATCCCTACATCCTCGGCATCTCCGGTGGCGCCGCCGTGGGCGCCCTGCTGTCGATGCTGTTGGGCCTCGGTGCGGCCTGGACCAGCGGCAATGCCTTCGCCGGTGCGCTGCTATCGATGCTGCTGGTATTCGGCCTCGCCCACGGCCGGGGCAACTGGAGCCCCTTGCGGCTGCTGCTCACCGGGGTGGTGGTGGCCGCCGGCTGGGGGGCGGTGATCAGCTTCATGCTGGCCATCGCCCCGGAACGTGGCCTGCACGGCATGCTGTTCTGGCTGATGGGCGACCTGAGCCACACCCCACCCCCGCACTGGGGGCTACTGGTACTCGGCCTCGGCCTGCTCGCCTGTCTGCCCCTCGCCCGCGACCTCAACGTGCTGGCCCGCGGCGAGCTGGCCGCCGGGGCGCTGGGCGTATCGGTCGCCCGGCTGCGCCTGATGCTGTACCTCGTCGCCAGCCTGCTCACCGCCACCGCCGTCACTATCGCAGGCAGCGTAGGGTTTGTGGGGTTGGTAATCCCTCACTTACTGCGGCTGCTGGGACTCACCGATCACCGCCGCCTGCTGCCCGCGGCAGTGCTGGCCGGCGGCAGCCTGCTGGTGCTGGCCGATACCGTAGCCCGCAGCCTGCTGGCCCCCCAGCAACTCCCGGTGGGGGTGATCACCGCCCTGCTGGGGGTGCCGGTATTCCTGTATCTGTTGCATCGACGCGGGGGCCGGCTGTGA
- a CDS encoding HAD family hydrolase, which yields MSLAIFDLDNTLLGDDSDFLWGQFLVQQGLVDSEVYARENQRFYNDYKSGRLDIFEFLAFSLKPLSEHSRDTLDALHQQFMQEIITPVMLPAAQLLLEKHRAQGDTLLIITATNSFITAPIAAALGVEHLIATTPEEIDGRYTGQVAGTPCFQSGKVERLTHWLTGHQENLAHSWFYSDSHNDLPLLELVTHPVAVDPDTTLADHARSKGWPIISLRGAIPAPADA from the coding sequence ATGAGCCTGGCTATTTTTGACCTCGATAACACCCTGCTGGGCGATGACAGCGATTTCCTGTGGGGCCAGTTTCTGGTGCAGCAGGGCCTGGTCGACAGCGAGGTCTACGCCCGTGAAAACCAGCGTTTTTACAACGACTACAAATCCGGCCGTCTCGACATCTTCGAGTTTCTGGCCTTCAGTCTGAAACCGCTCAGCGAGCACAGCCGCGACACCCTCGACGCCCTGCACCAGCAATTCATGCAGGAGATCATCACCCCGGTGATGCTACCCGCCGCCCAACTGCTGCTGGAAAAACACCGCGCCCAGGGCGACACCCTGCTGATCATCACCGCCACCAACAGCTTCATCACGGCCCCCATCGCTGCGGCCCTGGGGGTGGAACACCTCATCGCCACTACCCCGGAGGAGATCGACGGGCGCTACACCGGGCAGGTCGCGGGCACGCCCTGCTTTCAGTCCGGCAAGGTCGAGCGGCTCACACACTGGCTTACCGGGCATCAGGAAAATCTGGCCCACAGCTGGTTCTATAGCGACTCCCACAACGACCTGCCGCTATTGGAGCTGGTCACCCACCCGGTGGCAGTAGACCCCGACACCACCCTGGCCGATCACGCCCGCAGCAAGGGCTGGCCGATCATCAGCCTGCGCGGCGCAATCCCTGCGCCCGCTGATGCCTGA
- a CDS encoding RNA pyrophosphohydrolase translates to MIDSEGYRANVGMILCNAQGRLLWARRIGQDAWQFPQGGIKPYETRKEALFRELQEEIGLTSSQVELLGSTRNWLRYELPKRFLRHGSMPLCIGQKQMWYLLRLTARDEDVRLDVGAQPEFDDWRWVDYWHPMEEVVSFKREVYRSALQELEPLLKTMLSRAS, encoded by the coding sequence ATGATTGATTCTGAGGGTTACCGGGCCAATGTGGGCATGATCCTGTGCAATGCGCAGGGGCGTCTGCTGTGGGCGCGACGCATTGGTCAGGATGCCTGGCAGTTTCCCCAGGGTGGCATCAAACCCTATGAGACTCGCAAGGAGGCCCTGTTTCGGGAGTTGCAGGAGGAGATCGGTCTCACCTCGAGCCAGGTCGAGCTGCTGGGCTCCACCCGCAACTGGCTGCGCTACGAGCTGCCGAAACGCTTTTTGCGCCACGGCTCCATGCCGTTGTGTATCGGCCAGAAACAGATGTGGTACCTGCTGCGACTCACGGCCAGGGACGAGGACGTGCGCCTGGATGTCGGCGCCCAACCAGAATTTGATGACTGGCGCTGGGTCGATTACTGGCATCCCATGGAAGAAGTAGTGTCCTTCAAGCGCGAGGTCTATCGCAGCGCGCTGCAAGAGCTGGAGCCCTTGTTGAAGACCATGCTCAGCCGCGCATCCTGA
- the ptsP gene encoding phosphoenolpyruvate--protein phosphotransferase yields the protein MLNTLRRIIQEVTAARDLDQALEVIVLRVKKAMKVDVCSVYLLDKAHHENVLMATDGLNAEAVGMVRMKHNQGLVGLVGEREEPVNLADAPSHPRYQYFPESGEDRYHAFLGVPIIHHRELQGVLVVQRHSRLHFSEDKISFLVTIAAQLAGAIAHAAVSGGINGLNSGTRELAPLTGQSGAPGVAIGTAVVNYALVNLDFIPDRPAGDVKQEIRRFKTAVAEVRKDIQSMLERMQEVLPAEDRALFDAYLLMLEGEAITGEVVRRIKNGNWASGALRETIVEHIQAFDAMEDEYLRERADDVRDLGRRILEKLRAREPQKPKRFPIRTVLVGDEITASMLAEVPIKRLAGVVSKRGSQTSHVAILARAMGVSAVMGVDDLPVNRMDGRSVIVDGYAGRVYVNPSNAIREEFKHLLREEAELSKELRELRDKPAITPDNVGIPLYVNSGLLADVTPARKSGAEGIGLYRTEFPFMVRDRFPGEDEQYHIYRQVLKSFSPAPVTLRTLDVGGDKSLPYFPIEEDNPFLGWRGIRISLDHPEIFLVQLRAMLRASAGFNNMNLLLPMISSVSEVDDALRLLRRAHHELIDSGVSINMPRVGVMIEVPSAVYQVRELAKRVNFLSVGTNDLTQYLLAVDRNNSRVAGLYDSLHPAVLRALQQVLEGAKAEKTPVSVCGEMAGDPAAAILLLGMGVDCLSMSAPNLLRVKWVIRTFTRRKARMLLTEALTFESAHSVRNFLNTALEDAGLGGLVRAGR from the coding sequence ATGCTCAATACGCTACGACGCATCATTCAGGAAGTCACCGCAGCCAGGGATCTGGATCAGGCCCTGGAGGTGATTGTGCTGCGCGTGAAAAAGGCCATGAAAGTGGATGTGTGCTCCGTCTATCTGCTGGACAAGGCCCACCATGAAAATGTGCTGATGGCGACCGATGGACTGAACGCAGAGGCCGTGGGCATGGTGCGCATGAAACATAACCAGGGCCTGGTCGGCCTGGTGGGCGAGCGCGAAGAGCCCGTCAATCTGGCCGATGCCCCGAGCCACCCCCGCTACCAGTATTTCCCCGAATCCGGAGAAGACCGGTATCACGCCTTTCTGGGGGTGCCGATCATCCATCACCGGGAACTGCAGGGCGTACTGGTGGTGCAGCGCCATTCACGGCTGCATTTCAGTGAAGACAAGATCAGCTTTCTGGTCACCATCGCGGCACAGCTGGCGGGGGCGATTGCGCATGCGGCGGTCAGTGGCGGGATTAACGGCCTGAACAGCGGGACACGTGAGCTTGCGCCCCTGACCGGGCAGTCGGGCGCGCCCGGCGTGGCGATCGGCACCGCGGTAGTGAATTATGCCCTGGTCAATCTGGACTTTATTCCGGATCGCCCGGCCGGTGATGTGAAGCAGGAGATCCGGCGTTTCAAGACCGCGGTGGCCGAGGTGCGCAAGGATATCCAGTCCATGTTAGAGCGCATGCAGGAGGTGTTGCCGGCAGAGGATCGGGCCTTGTTCGACGCCTATCTGCTGATGCTGGAAGGCGAGGCCATCACCGGTGAGGTGGTGCGGCGTATCAAGAATGGCAACTGGGCCTCCGGCGCCCTGCGCGAGACCATCGTTGAGCACATTCAGGCCTTTGATGCGATGGAAGACGAGTATCTGCGGGAGCGTGCGGATGATGTGAGGGATCTGGGCCGGCGCATCCTGGAAAAGCTGCGCGCCAGGGAGCCACAGAAGCCGAAGAGATTTCCCATCCGCACCGTGCTGGTGGGGGATGAAATCACCGCCTCCATGCTGGCTGAGGTGCCGATCAAACGCCTGGCGGGCGTGGTCTCGAAGCGTGGTTCACAAACCTCGCACGTGGCGATACTGGCGCGCGCCATGGGCGTGTCCGCGGTGATGGGTGTCGATGACCTGCCGGTCAATCGAATGGATGGCCGCAGCGTCATCGTTGATGGTTACGCTGGCCGCGTGTACGTCAATCCATCAAACGCCATTCGTGAAGAATTCAAACACCTGTTGCGTGAAGAGGCGGAGCTTTCCAAAGAGCTGCGTGAATTGCGCGACAAGCCGGCGATCACCCCCGACAATGTGGGTATCCCGCTGTACGTCAACAGCGGTCTGCTGGCGGATGTGACCCCGGCCAGAAAGAGTGGCGCGGAAGGTATCGGCCTGTACCGTACCGAATTTCCGTTTATGGTGCGTGACCGTTTTCCGGGCGAAGACGAGCAATATCATATCTATCGACAGGTGTTGAAATCCTTTTCTCCCGCGCCGGTGACCTTGCGCACCCTGGATGTGGGCGGCGACAAGTCCCTGCCCTATTTCCCCATTGAGGAAGACAACCCCTTTCTGGGCTGGCGTGGCATTCGCATCAGCCTGGATCACCCGGAGATCTTTCTGGTGCAATTGCGCGCCATGCTGCGCGCCAGTGCGGGATTCAATAACATGAATCTGTTGTTGCCGATGATCAGCAGTGTCAGCGAGGTGGACGATGCCCTGCGCCTGTTGCGGCGCGCCCATCATGAGCTGATCGATTCCGGTGTCAGCATCAACATGCCGCGTGTCGGGGTGATGATCGAAGTGCCCTCGGCGGTGTATCAGGTGCGCGAGCTGGCCAAGCGCGTGAATTTTCTGTCCGTGGGAACCAACGACCTGACCCAGTATCTGCTGGCGGTCGATCGCAACAACTCCCGCGTCGCCGGTTTGTACGATTCCCTGCACCCCGCCGTGCTGCGCGCCCTGCAACAGGTACTGGAAGGCGCCAAGGCGGAAAAGACCCCGGTCAGCGTGTGCGGCGAAATGGCCGGTGATCCTGCCGCCGCGATTCTGTTGTTGGGCATGGGGGTGGATTGTCTGAGCATGAGCGCGCCCAACCTGCTACGGGTGAAATGGGTGATCCGCACCTTCACCCGGCGCAAGGCGCGCATGCTGTTAACCGAGGCGCTGACCTTTGAGTCCGCCCATTCCGTGCGTAATTTTCTCAATACCGCGCTGGAAGATGCCGGGCTGGGTGGGCTGGTGCGCGCTGGGCGTTGA